One genomic window of Sodaliphilus pleomorphus includes the following:
- a CDS encoding Omp28-related outer membrane protein codes for MMKKTTIILMFLAVAIAAMAQWPAPSRAVSSTQRVVGYTTSDAIDKQNVGTGYAGTHAVGALVPADMLKPYVGCKVVGLRFALGASATTSRVFVRPLDSEGILADADSVTQSVWHPHSGWNEVMLNGVKGYTIRQGEGLFFGFDVTETAEQAQTKTGILATADGSQSYGFLVLGNFGSGEGLYAINGKGLLCVQLIVDISSLPSKSMKFTHMTNGYQYKQPGDLIDFFVQYQNTGRDTIRNYTINYTLDGGQPVNLDTADVVAGGALSSIERVFNLPADIASGPHVLRVYITQADGVPMGDDTFIADTFSVYREKYARQQTYLEQYADAASPYTAGCFDAMATAVQGLKGNVAYVNIYREGNPLACDKAGSLCQDYAYTYPSFTMDRSYYPGEAHVAYDLNYYVLTAPALVAGMMQELLQDEHSNPAFAQLQIAPQYDAATRNLTLTVSGTTTSEAPAIFGDLGLTLMLTEDSVASPQAVYNAATGSTSTVRQYMHNHVLRDVLTAVRGDKLQLQGNAFTATYSTTLPAGVNPARMTAVAMVSRYVDPSGSSTVGLKHMDILNANSISLKDAVTGLAVTRVTPAGPVLYYTLDGRQVTPSEATHGIYIVKQANGQYKKIMR; via the coding sequence ATGATGAAAAAAACAACTATCATATTAATGTTTCTGGCTGTTGCCATCGCTGCGATGGCCCAGTGGCCGGCACCAAGCCGGGCAGTGTCGTCGACGCAGCGCGTGGTGGGCTACACGACCAGCGATGCCATCGACAAGCAGAATGTGGGCACGGGCTATGCCGGCACCCACGCAGTGGGCGCGCTGGTCCCGGCCGACATGCTCAAGCCCTATGTGGGCTGCAAGGTGGTGGGGCTGCGCTTTGCCCTGGGCGCCTCGGCCACGACCAGCCGTGTGTTTGTGCGCCCGCTCGACAGCGAGGGCATTCTGGCCGACGCCGACTCGGTGACACAGAGCGTGTGGCACCCGCACTCGGGTTGGAACGAAGTGATGCTCAACGGCGTGAAGGGCTACACAATACGCCAGGGCGAGGGCCTGTTTTTCGGTTTCGACGTGACCGAGACCGCCGAGCAGGCACAAACCAAGACCGGAATACTGGCCACGGCCGACGGGTCGCAGTCCTATGGCTTCCTCGTGCTGGGCAACTTCGGGTCGGGCGAGGGCCTCTATGCCATCAACGGCAAGGGGCTGCTGTGTGTGCAGCTCATCGTCGACATCTCGTCACTGCCCAGCAAGTCGATGAAATTCACCCACATGACCAATGGTTACCAGTATAAGCAACCGGGCGACCTCATCGACTTCTTTGTGCAATATCAAAACACTGGGCGCGACACCATAAGAAACTACACCATCAACTACACCCTCGACGGCGGCCAGCCCGTGAACCTCGACACGGCCGATGTGGTGGCAGGCGGCGCACTCTCGTCGATAGAGCGCGTGTTCAACCTGCCGGCCGACATTGCCTCGGGACCGCACGTGCTGCGCGTCTACATCACGCAGGCCGACGGCGTGCCCATGGGCGACGACACCTTTATCGCCGACACCTTCAGTGTGTATCGCGAGAAGTATGCCCGCCAGCAGACCTATCTCGAGCAGTATGCCGACGCGGCCTCGCCCTACACGGCAGGCTGCTTCGATGCCATGGCCACAGCAGTGCAGGGTCTGAAAGGCAACGTGGCCTATGTCAACATCTATCGCGAGGGCAACCCGCTGGCTTGCGACAAGGCCGGCAGCCTGTGCCAGGACTATGCCTACACCTATCCCAGCTTCACGATGGACCGCTCCTACTACCCGGGCGAGGCCCATGTGGCCTACGACCTCAACTACTATGTGCTCACGGCACCTGCCCTTGTTGCCGGCATGATGCAAGAGTTGTTGCAAGACGAGCATTCCAACCCGGCGTTTGCCCAGTTGCAGATAGCTCCGCAATATGACGCCGCCACGCGCAACCTCACCCTCACGGTGAGCGGCACAACCACGAGCGAGGCTCCGGCCATCTTTGGCGACCTGGGGCTCACGCTCATGCTCACCGAGGACAGCGTGGCCTCGCCGCAGGCCGTCTACAACGCGGCCACAGGCTCCACGAGCACCGTGAGGCAGTACATGCACAACCATGTGTTGCGCGACGTGCTCACCGCCGTGCGCGGCGACAAGCTGCAACTGCAAGGCAATGCCTTCACGGCCACCTACTCGACCACCCTGCCAGCCGGCGTGAACCCGGCCCGCATGACGGCAGTGGCAATGGTGAGCCGCTATGTCGACCCGTCGGGCAGCAGCACGGTGGGCCTCAAGCACATGGACATACTCAATGCCAACAGCATCTCGCTCAAGGATGCGGTCACAGGCCTCGCCGTCACCCGCGTGACCCCGGCCGGGCCGGTATTGTACTACACGCTCGATGGCCGCCAAGTGACCCCGAGCGAAGCCACCCATGGCATCTACATCGTGAAACAGGCCAACGGCCAATACAAGAAAATCATGCGTTAA